One region of Miscanthus floridulus cultivar M001 chromosome 19, ASM1932011v1, whole genome shotgun sequence genomic DNA includes:
- the LOC136526929 gene encoding protein-tyrosine sulfotransferase-like isoform X3 produces MQRPKRGTRRRPARREGSQWSRLVTRKTSVALLPLVSSDDGYKHCEGIVRGWADSSTGREKDGDKLSLKDLLFFLHIPRTGGRTYFHCFLKKLYTNAQECPRSYDKLRFDPSHPDCKLVVSHDDYSLTSKLPRERTSVVTILRNPVDRVFSTYEFSVEVAARFLVHPNLTSAKLMTTRVLRKSRAVSTLDIWPWKYLVPWMREDLFARRYARGIDQVHSSKKVKAYAYDVEDMVMPLHQYINDPVAHEIIHNGATFQITGLSNNSYFDGAHDVRHCVRKHPDLGRIVLEVAKNRLDQMLYVGLTEVHEESASLFAHMVGAQVFSQSGTLNLDLKEDLPSETDSHPSMVEHEDEETNEHLNNAHGWQNNEALNSTSDEHGKGNMTIGKLMEAYETCIAELRKVESSRRKISLKKVEARFPKEARKLVPEAILKQIISLNSLDMELYDHAKKIFTQEHLLMLKAQQSMVGQHRQLGEQKEGWVSIIWSDGICSPDGGLPWMVVFLGLGITTIIVLVTLAVMMRKRTSKLALTRIHEAVSRF; encoded by the exons ATGCAAAGACCGAAGAGAGGCACGAGGAGAAGGCCGGCGAGGAGGGAGGGCAGCCAGTGGAGCAGACTGGTGACTAGAAAAACATCTG TGGCTCTGCTTCCGCTTGTCAGTTCCGACGATGGGTACAAACACTGTGAGGGTATCGTCAGGGGCTGGGCGGATTCCTCCACTGGGCGCGAGAAGGACGGGGACAAACTGAGCCTCAAGGATTTGCTCTTCTTCCTCCACATTCCTAGGACTGGAGGCCGCACCTACTTTCACTG CTTCCTCAAAAAGCTGTATACAAATGCGCAGGAATGCCCGCGATCTTACGACAAGCTACGGTTCGACCCAAG CCATCCTGATTGCAAGCTGGTTGTTAGTCATGATGACTATAGCTTAACTTCCAAGCTGCCAAGGGAGAGAACTTCTGTTGTAACAATACTAAGGAACCCAGTTGATCGTGTATTTAGCACATATGAGTTCTCAGTGGAAGTTGCAGCTAGATTCCTTGTGCACCCAAACTTAACTTCTGCAAAGTTAATGACTACCCGTGTGTTAAGAAAGTCTCGTGCTGTCAGTACTTTGGACATCTGGCCTTGGAAGTACTTGGTTCCATGGATGAGGGAAGATCTGTTTGCCAGG AGATATGCCAGGGGGATTGACCAAGTTCATAGTAGTAAGAAGGTCAAGGCATATGCATATGATGTGGAGGATATGGTTATGCCGTTACATCAGTACATCAATGATCCAGTTGCCCATGAAATCATTCATAATGGTGCTACCTTTCAG ATTACTGGGTTATCGAACAATTCATACTTTGATGGAGCACACGATGTTCGACATTGTGTCAGAAAGCATCCAGATCTTGGTCGTATTGTGCTTGAAGTTGCTAAG AATAGGCTGGACCAGATGCTATATGTAGGACTTACGGAGGTTCATGAAGAATCAGCGAGTTTGTTTGCTCATATGGTAGGAGCACAGGTGTTTTCACAATCTGGGACATTGAATTTAGATCTCAAGGAAGATCTGCCCAGTGAGACTG ACTCACACCCATCCATGGTGGAGCACGAGGATGAAGAAACAAATGAACATCTG AATAACGCACATGGTTGGCAAAATAATGAAGCCCTGAACTCTACCAGCGACGaacatggaaaaggaaat ATGACTATTGGTAAACTGATGGAAGCTTATGAAACTTGCATTGCTGAACTGCGGAAGGTTGAATCTAGCCGTCGTAAAATATCACTAAAGAAAGTGGAAGCAAGGTTTCCAAAAGAG GCACGGAAGCTGGTACCTGAGGCAATTTTGAAACAAATTATCTCATTGAACAGCCTTGACATGGAACTTTATGATCATGCTAAGAAAATTTTTACCCAGGAACATCTTCTGATGTTAAAAGCTCAGCAATCCATGGTGGGGCAGCACAGACAGTTGGGAGAACAAAAG GAGGGCTGGGTCAGCATAATCTGGAGCGACGGGATTTGCTCTCCGGATGGTGGTCTTCCTTGGATGGTGGTCTTCCTTGGTCTAGGGATCACCACAATCATAGTTTTGGTCACATTAGCTGTAATGATGAGAAAAAGAACGTCTAAACTTGCTTTAACCAGAATTCATGAGGCAGTCTCTAGATTTTGA
- the LOC136526929 gene encoding protein-tyrosine sulfotransferase-like isoform X1 has product MENPPARQDPPLAEGRGQQRETDQNPSHGAARRGKLAFPPRFPTRPPPLLVLPLPSANPATPHYLCPPRPRPGPLAESMARAALRLGARARALALLVLVSVALLPLVSSDDGYKHCEGIVRGWADSSTGREKDGDKLSLKDLLFFLHIPRTGGRTYFHCFLKKLYTNAQECPRSYDKLRFDPSHPDCKLVVSHDDYSLTSKLPRERTSVVTILRNPVDRVFSTYEFSVEVAARFLVHPNLTSAKLMTTRVLRKSRAVSTLDIWPWKYLVPWMREDLFARRYARGIDQVHSSKKVKAYAYDVEDMVMPLHQYINDPVAHEIIHNGATFQITGLSNNSYFDGAHDVRHCVRKHPDLGRIVLEVAKNRLDQMLYVGLTEVHEESASLFAHMVGAQVFSQSGTLNLDLKEDLPSETDSHPSMVEHEDEETNEHLNNAHGWQNNEALNSTSDEHGKGNMTIGKLMEAYETCIAELRKVESSRRKISLKKVEARFPKEARKLVPEAILKQIISLNSLDMELYDHAKKIFTQEHLLMLKAQQSMVGQHRQLGEQKEGWVSIIWSDGICSPDGGLPWMVVFLGLGITTIIVLVTLAVMMRKRTSKLALTRIHEAVSRF; this is encoded by the exons ATGGAAAATCCGCCGGCACGGCAAGATCCACCGCTGGCCGagggccgaggccagcagcgcgAAACAGACCAAAACCCATCCCACGGCGCGGCACGGCGAGGAAAACTGGCCTTTCCGCCGCGCTTTCCCACCAGGCCGCCACCGCTGCTGGTGCTGCCACTGCCAAGTGCCAACCCGGCAACCCCCCACTATTTATGcccgcctcggcctcggcccgGGCCCCTGGCCGAATCGATGGCGCGGGCGGCGCTCCGATtgggcgcccgcgcccgcgcgctcGCGCTCCTCGTCCTCGTGTCAG TGGCTCTGCTTCCGCTTGTCAGTTCCGACGATGGGTACAAACACTGTGAGGGTATCGTCAGGGGCTGGGCGGATTCCTCCACTGGGCGCGAGAAGGACGGGGACAAACTGAGCCTCAAGGATTTGCTCTTCTTCCTCCACATTCCTAGGACTGGAGGCCGCACCTACTTTCACTG CTTCCTCAAAAAGCTGTATACAAATGCGCAGGAATGCCCGCGATCTTACGACAAGCTACGGTTCGACCCAAG CCATCCTGATTGCAAGCTGGTTGTTAGTCATGATGACTATAGCTTAACTTCCAAGCTGCCAAGGGAGAGAACTTCTGTTGTAACAATACTAAGGAACCCAGTTGATCGTGTATTTAGCACATATGAGTTCTCAGTGGAAGTTGCAGCTAGATTCCTTGTGCACCCAAACTTAACTTCTGCAAAGTTAATGACTACCCGTGTGTTAAGAAAGTCTCGTGCTGTCAGTACTTTGGACATCTGGCCTTGGAAGTACTTGGTTCCATGGATGAGGGAAGATCTGTTTGCCAGG AGATATGCCAGGGGGATTGACCAAGTTCATAGTAGTAAGAAGGTCAAGGCATATGCATATGATGTGGAGGATATGGTTATGCCGTTACATCAGTACATCAATGATCCAGTTGCCCATGAAATCATTCATAATGGTGCTACCTTTCAG ATTACTGGGTTATCGAACAATTCATACTTTGATGGAGCACACGATGTTCGACATTGTGTCAGAAAGCATCCAGATCTTGGTCGTATTGTGCTTGAAGTTGCTAAG AATAGGCTGGACCAGATGCTATATGTAGGACTTACGGAGGTTCATGAAGAATCAGCGAGTTTGTTTGCTCATATGGTAGGAGCACAGGTGTTTTCACAATCTGGGACATTGAATTTAGATCTCAAGGAAGATCTGCCCAGTGAGACTG ACTCACACCCATCCATGGTGGAGCACGAGGATGAAGAAACAAATGAACATCTG AATAACGCACATGGTTGGCAAAATAATGAAGCCCTGAACTCTACCAGCGACGaacatggaaaaggaaat ATGACTATTGGTAAACTGATGGAAGCTTATGAAACTTGCATTGCTGAACTGCGGAAGGTTGAATCTAGCCGTCGTAAAATATCACTAAAGAAAGTGGAAGCAAGGTTTCCAAAAGAG GCACGGAAGCTGGTACCTGAGGCAATTTTGAAACAAATTATCTCATTGAACAGCCTTGACATGGAACTTTATGATCATGCTAAGAAAATTTTTACCCAGGAACATCTTCTGATGTTAAAAGCTCAGCAATCCATGGTGGGGCAGCACAGACAGTTGGGAGAACAAAAG GAGGGCTGGGTCAGCATAATCTGGAGCGACGGGATTTGCTCTCCGGATGGTGGTCTTCCTTGGATGGTGGTCTTCCTTGGTCTAGGGATCACCACAATCATAGTTTTGGTCACATTAGCTGTAATGATGAGAAAAAGAACGTCTAAACTTGCTTTAACCAGAATTCATGAGGCAGTCTCTAGATTTTGA
- the LOC136526929 gene encoding protein-tyrosine sulfotransferase-like isoform X2, producing MENPPARQDPPLAEGRGQQRETDQNPSHGAARRGKLAFPPRFPTRPPPLLVLPLPSANPATPHYLCPPRPRPGPLAESMARAALRLGARARALALLVLVSVALLPLVSSDDGYKHCEGIVRGWADSSTGREKDGDKLSLKDLLFFLHIPRTGGRTYFHCFLKKLYTNAQECPRSYDKLRFDPSHPDCKLVVSHDDYSLTSKLPRERTSVVTILRNPVDRVFSTYEFSVEVAARFLVHPNLTSAKLMTTRVLRKSRAVSTLDIWPWKYLVPWMREDLFARRYARGIDQVHSSKKVKAYAYDVEDMVMPLHQYINDPVAHEIIHNGATFQITGLSNNSYFDGAHDVRHCVRKHPDLGRIVLEVAKNRLDQMLYVGLTEVHEESASLFAHMVGAQVFSQSGTLNLDLKEDLPSETDSHPSMVEHEDEETNEHLMTIGKLMEAYETCIAELRKVESSRRKISLKKVEARFPKEARKLVPEAILKQIISLNSLDMELYDHAKKIFTQEHLLMLKAQQSMVGQHRQLGEQKEGWVSIIWSDGICSPDGGLPWMVVFLGLGITTIIVLVTLAVMMRKRTSKLALTRIHEAVSRF from the exons ATGGAAAATCCGCCGGCACGGCAAGATCCACCGCTGGCCGagggccgaggccagcagcgcgAAACAGACCAAAACCCATCCCACGGCGCGGCACGGCGAGGAAAACTGGCCTTTCCGCCGCGCTTTCCCACCAGGCCGCCACCGCTGCTGGTGCTGCCACTGCCAAGTGCCAACCCGGCAACCCCCCACTATTTATGcccgcctcggcctcggcccgGGCCCCTGGCCGAATCGATGGCGCGGGCGGCGCTCCGATtgggcgcccgcgcccgcgcgctcGCGCTCCTCGTCCTCGTGTCAG TGGCTCTGCTTCCGCTTGTCAGTTCCGACGATGGGTACAAACACTGTGAGGGTATCGTCAGGGGCTGGGCGGATTCCTCCACTGGGCGCGAGAAGGACGGGGACAAACTGAGCCTCAAGGATTTGCTCTTCTTCCTCCACATTCCTAGGACTGGAGGCCGCACCTACTTTCACTG CTTCCTCAAAAAGCTGTATACAAATGCGCAGGAATGCCCGCGATCTTACGACAAGCTACGGTTCGACCCAAG CCATCCTGATTGCAAGCTGGTTGTTAGTCATGATGACTATAGCTTAACTTCCAAGCTGCCAAGGGAGAGAACTTCTGTTGTAACAATACTAAGGAACCCAGTTGATCGTGTATTTAGCACATATGAGTTCTCAGTGGAAGTTGCAGCTAGATTCCTTGTGCACCCAAACTTAACTTCTGCAAAGTTAATGACTACCCGTGTGTTAAGAAAGTCTCGTGCTGTCAGTACTTTGGACATCTGGCCTTGGAAGTACTTGGTTCCATGGATGAGGGAAGATCTGTTTGCCAGG AGATATGCCAGGGGGATTGACCAAGTTCATAGTAGTAAGAAGGTCAAGGCATATGCATATGATGTGGAGGATATGGTTATGCCGTTACATCAGTACATCAATGATCCAGTTGCCCATGAAATCATTCATAATGGTGCTACCTTTCAG ATTACTGGGTTATCGAACAATTCATACTTTGATGGAGCACACGATGTTCGACATTGTGTCAGAAAGCATCCAGATCTTGGTCGTATTGTGCTTGAAGTTGCTAAG AATAGGCTGGACCAGATGCTATATGTAGGACTTACGGAGGTTCATGAAGAATCAGCGAGTTTGTTTGCTCATATGGTAGGAGCACAGGTGTTTTCACAATCTGGGACATTGAATTTAGATCTCAAGGAAGATCTGCCCAGTGAGACTG ACTCACACCCATCCATGGTGGAGCACGAGGATGAAGAAACAAATGAACATCTG ATGACTATTGGTAAACTGATGGAAGCTTATGAAACTTGCATTGCTGAACTGCGGAAGGTTGAATCTAGCCGTCGTAAAATATCACTAAAGAAAGTGGAAGCAAGGTTTCCAAAAGAG GCACGGAAGCTGGTACCTGAGGCAATTTTGAAACAAATTATCTCATTGAACAGCCTTGACATGGAACTTTATGATCATGCTAAGAAAATTTTTACCCAGGAACATCTTCTGATGTTAAAAGCTCAGCAATCCATGGTGGGGCAGCACAGACAGTTGGGAGAACAAAAG GAGGGCTGGGTCAGCATAATCTGGAGCGACGGGATTTGCTCTCCGGATGGTGGTCTTCCTTGGATGGTGGTCTTCCTTGGTCTAGGGATCACCACAATCATAGTTTTGGTCACATTAGCTGTAATGATGAGAAAAAGAACGTCTAAACTTGCTTTAACCAGAATTCATGAGGCAGTCTCTAGATTTTGA